Proteins from a genomic interval of Plasmodium reichenowi strain SY57 chromosome 13, whole genome shotgun sequence:
- a CDS encoding hypothetical protein (conserved Plasmodium protein, unknown function), with amino-acid sequence MIVLTENPLEKTNNCTYSSNKVLIKRKSNTQLKVIANRITPYFKGIIRTRRFLKLVDKTGHKYLYSKNNINNNIEKEKKIKNRSDDIKKKNLNKLDKIFKIKQNKQNKVITNRVHFYNTTLKDSYITNLQHQENSELVVHVKDKKKRISNNKKKCKKDLFNIREITLDNLKDINTTRYFHDLHKLNNKNLQPKVKKNICNNIYDIYNNHINNKKHSAQNYYALYDTNNKNVNNIHYVDSITNSQSLKLYPLINNNAYVNIKRNVSKKSSFHIYNKRTLTSNSLIDSIISLSNELNKSTLEKKNFNPDYEYDKNVLHYVNKILNDNKFNYDITPSNGNKNDIEKLKFKIKKYNNIPIFYFRKLFKYIIEQNNNNNNSISSYRHTNQSNIYDLFYDSDGNITYNDPFYTNRNHNDSCKYIHDDNKDISFNSFVYTNYYSDNYFSDRTKVKKNNKRNLFHRNFRSFIPINSIKSQENHSIDQDKRNNQKGNLKSGLKNKKIGLFHSKEVGSFKKKNEYINSDNIVNNNVSFHKDNPDPALNSKINNSCYHPNNYHHIKRISINSNINMYQKEKNINNTRIPKNRINELCIKKNLNNNYKNIHLDNSKYNHINNTSQNIKTRSSIFVDSNNFSTPKEIVTNKKLKDISHPNKEVILKSRKEEIYKYITNIKNEIDKNDVVNSKYNELMDGLYNSNNPENLRDSNNKSVVSILVNYPSSSIRNRVSFEGDVNENYHHNNNNNNNFYGNSNYNNASDSSSNSSRSNSSCKHNNIYNNNHNKHTCIKNKINECNDNVRNNIQNENNKYNSFISIDANCSFNSNNIKRNDSYINISEDDNYNNSVINENNNNNDNYIDLISLQKNDNRENQSYTSDLKEQRKIHKDNITEKLEQRPSGFVINNINELKSLTSSIHSIYSSAELIKTPIETNIENNHLKNNREIFTSKDIKSLCIFKQRNKKVRSSNNSSFLIDFRNSHTNNINMLTENQKFNNVLLNKEIQMDENQEREFSIDDCLMNCLKHNASNLKTNEDYERYCNEDKILNPDYKPSESRKLGEKFLQKSQKELYYSYANNGFHCDTNLNNAEVGNSCFKNDNGYSSYNDPNMNYLHNMKINVFNNNRDFMNNNNLNSIYNNNHSVSSIYKNNYINSINNEYYMKGNNEYITNDKFIKYYEKYSNKDVDENEAKKLNYTDCYDFKNSLLNGLSRDDSFCSDDDLKNDENDMNFLKDSINSFDNLESTEKKYEEILRDFNGKIPLLHKVLKPLPAKNRSNNFDICLYLLQKHGGDLNNEENICILRDKEIVEHSAIYDTKKCCIKSNITNVTNIKLYHPKWYNKKKIIERLKEQSCYNPFTIFGSAPSLLDFDEVFDKDVYNKFVSRNSRKNHSLLRVLAKQKVINNLNDKITDKEWPQVHAYLKKRWSKETNIELNWACDPLLYEELEWYLSTNNEYLNMTDKVADIEVCYCPTLDPNSYYAWNDSRVIYTNLCYNKSKEEVDANNNSVNKGRYMMNKNMELKNNDKQVSFRKRASGCEHLMFQQNIMKQKNLSKRKKKLLKKKKKMLKEKNKLLNNNNNDSANNKGDTEIDANAYFETSENYENNSKNMYPQNNNNNNNYSSNDNNPYYPNIFMTKRKKSVYYKKNNDDDTIPIMTVNTSLYRNNMDNRYNCNNTAYDYIKNKDHTIKFFASPKKTKKNNSYKKSVNNSNSFYLLNSSMINNDNMYNNNFNSFDSKKSMDCNDPSSSSIYNKNMFIEKDNIKNKNEIDAHNYSGRHKFTSDINNEENVCANIEMHENIFKKNIYETNNNKYTYDVNKNYNKMNFITQDDNNDEDNNNSYTDNNSSISGIHLKNKNDGMKSFAHMNQNQNNYEYNMKNKYINNNNYYNSDNNVVNMSIYKDIRMDEKYKNNSNNYRNDDSESNHNCYNNYKGYNNDTKKERFNTNNFVDNYYQFNQIKVEESDEFNNFRNMDKEYTYESDNKSIFKNKLSTFTFSEEDESKKKYNINELKEKYVNIYKEQNINDNYTTNVFENTFDKNANNNNKYFTSKTMGIEYFQNKKLENMPQMGNKKIIENVTSINLEKNNVPIKKTANVLPPEEDIFKLTHKNIDTKNIVEQKVKNNNTSSIYSNKKNETDNSLNTFNSKRLSNSNISVNENRKIRRYTNKMCEENDNISFEPSENIKEQSNKKGSIETSSSRTSDTSMSSAFKMATSVFKKLF; translated from the coding sequence ATGATTGTTTTAACAGAAAATCCATTAGAAAAAACTAATAATTGTACGTATTCAAGCAACAAAGtattaattaaaagaaaaagtaATACCCAATTAAAAGTTATAGCGAATAGAATTACACCATATTTTAAAGGAATAATAAGGACGCGAAGATTCTTAAAACTTGTTGATAAGACAGGACacaaatatttatactcaaaaaataatataaataataatatcgaaaaagaaaagaaaattaaaaacCGTTCagatgatataaaaaaaaagaatttaaataaattagataagatttttaaaattaaacaGAATAAGCAAAATAAAGTTATAACTAATCGagttcatttttataatactACCTTAAAAGATTCATATATTACAAATTTGCAACATCAAGAAAATTCTGAACTTGTTGTTCATGTTAAagataagaaaaaaagaatttctaataataaaaaaaagtgtaaaaaagatttatttaatataagaGAAATTACATTAGACAATcttaaagatataaatacaaCAAGATATTTTCATGATTTacataaattaaataataaaaatctACAACCAaaggtaaaaaaaaatatatgtaataatatatatgatatatataataatcatattaataataaaaaacatagtgctcaaaattattatgcATTATATGAtactaataataaaaatgtaaataatatacattatgTTGATAGTATTACAAATAGTCAatcattaaaattatatcccttaattaataataatgcatatgttaatataaaaagaaatgtaTCCAAAAAATCttcttttcatatttataataaaagaacCTTAACAAGTAATAGTTTAATAGATTCTATTATAAGCTTATCAAATGAACTTAATAAATCAACTctagaaaaaaaaaattttaatcctgattatgaatatgataaaaatgtacttcattatgtaaataaaatattgaaCGATAATAAGTTCAATTATGATATTACTCCTTCGAatggaaataaaaatgatatagaaaaattaaaatttaaaataaaaaagtataataatattcctatcttttattttagaaaattatttaaatatattatagaacaaaataataataataataatagtattaGTAGTTATAGGCATACAAATCAATCCAATAtttatgatttattttatgataGTGATGGGAACATTACATATAATGATCCCTTTTACACTAATAGAAATCATAATGATTcatgtaaatatatacatgatGATAACAAAGACATTTCCTTTAATTCTTTTGTATATACTAATTATTATTCtgataattatttttcagATAGAACtaaagtaaaaaaaaataataagagAAATTTATTTCATCGAAATTTTAGATCCTTTATACCAATAAATTCAATCAAATCACAAGAAAATCATAGTATAGATCAagataaaagaaataacCAAAAAGGGAATTTAAAGTCTGGAttaaagaacaaaaaaattggTTTATTTCATTCTAAAGAAGTAGGTtcctttaaaaaaaaaaatgaatatattaatagtgataatatagttaataataatgtatcATTTCATAAAGATAACCCTGATCCAGCATTAAATagtaaaataaataattccTGTTACCATCcaaataattatcatcatattaAAAGGATTAGTATTAATAGCaacataaatatgtatcaaaaagaaaaaaatataaataatacacGTATTCCTAAAAATAGAATAAACGaattatgtataaaaaaaaatttaaataataattataaaaatattcatttgGATAATTCtaaatataatcatataaataatacttCACAGAATATTAAAACGCGTTCCTCTATATTTGTAGACTCTAATAATTTTAGTACACCTAAAGAAATTGTAActaacaaaaaattaaaagatatttCACATCCAAATAAAGAGGTAATTCTTAAAAGTAGgaaagaagaaatatataaatatataacaaatattaaaaatgaaatagataaaaatgatgtaGTGAAtagtaaatataatgaGTTGATGGATGGTTTATATAACTCTAACAATCCTGAAAATTTAAGAgattcaaataataaatctGTAGTATCGATTTTAGTAAATTATCCTAGTAGTAGTATAAGAAACAGGGTTTCGTTTGAGGGTGATGTTAATGaaaattatcatcataataataataataataataatttttatggTAACAGTAATTATAACAATGCAAGTGACAGTAGTAGTAATAGTAGTAGGAGTAATAGTTCTTgtaaacataataatatttataataataatcataataaacATACGTGTATCAAAAATAAGATAAATGAATGTAATGATAATGTcagaaataatatacaaaatgaaaacaataaatataattcatttattaGTATAGACGCCAATTGTAGTTttaattcaaataatattaaacgaaatgattcatatattaacatttctgaagatgataattataataatagtgtaataaatgaaaataataataataatgataattatatagaTTTAATTTCTTTACAGAAAAACGATAATAGAGAAAACCAAAGTTATACAAGTGATTTAAAAGAACAGAGAAAAATTCATAAAGACAATATTACTGAAAAATTAGAACAAAGACCTTCTGGATttgttataaataatattaatgaattaaaaaGTTTAACATCAAGTATTCATTCTATATATAGTAGTGCTGAATTAATTAAAACACCCATTGAAActaatatagaaaataacCATTTAAAAAACAATCGTGAAATTTTTACTtcaaaagatataaaatctttatgtatttttaaacaaagaaataaaaaggtAAGGTCATCAAATAATTCATCTTTCTTAATTGATTTTAGAAACTCacatacaaataatatcaATATGTTAACAGAAAATCAAAAGTTtaataatgtattattGAATAAAGAAATTCAGATGGATGAAAATCAGGAACGTGAATTTTCAATTGATGATTGTTTAATGAACTGCCTGAAACATAATGCATCTAATTTAAAAACCAATGAAGATTATGAAAGATATTGTAATGAAGACAAAATATTGAATCCAGATTATAAGCCTTCAGAATCTAGAAAACTTGGAGAAAAATTTTTGCAAAAAAGTCAAAAggaattatattattcttatgCTAACAATGGTTTTCATTGTGACacaaatttaaataatgcTGAAGTTGGGAATAGttgttttaaaaatgataatggATATAGTTCATATAATGATCCGAACATGAATTATCTTCATAACATGAAAATAAATGTCTTCAACAATAATAGAGATTTcatgaataataataatttaaatagtatttataataataatcatagTGTTAGtagtatatataagaataattatataaattctataaataatgaatacTACATGAAAGGTAATAATGAATACATTACTAAtgataaatttattaaatattatgaaaaatattcaaataaaGATGTTGATGAAAATGAAGCAAAGAAATTGAATTACACAGATTGTTAtgattttaaaaattctttattaaatgGGTTAAGTAGAGATGATAGTTTCTGTTCAGATgatgatttaaaaaatgatgaaaatgatatgaattttttaaaagattcTATAAATTCATTTGATAATTTAGAATCCACcgaaaaaaaatatgaagaaattTTACGAGATTTCAATGGAAAAATTCCCTTACTTCATAAAGTGTTAAAACCATTGCCAGCAAAAAACCGATCCAACAATTTTgatatttgtttatatttgttaCAAAAACATGGAGGAGACctaaataatgaagaaaatatttgCATATTAAGAGATAAAGAAATAGTAGAACATAGTGCCATATATGATACTAAAAAATGTTGtataaaaagtaatataaCAAATGTAACAAATATTAAGTTATATCATCCCAAATGGTATAACAAGAAGAAGATTATTGAGAGATTGAAAGAACAAAGTTGTTATAATCCTTTTACCATTTTTGGATCTGCACCAAGTTTATTGGACTTTGATGAAGTGTTTGACAAAgatgtatataataaatttgttTCAAGAAATAGTCGTAAAAATCATTCCTTATTAAGAGTACTAGCTAAACAAAAGGTTATcaataatttaaatgataaaataacaGATAAAGAATGGCCTCAAGTACATgcatatttaaaaaaaagatggAGTAAAGAAACTAATATCGAATTAAATTGGGCATGTGATCCCTTATTGTATGAAGAATTAGAATGGTATTTAAGTACAAATAATGAATACCTTAATATGACAGATAAAGTAGCAGACATTGAAGTATGTTATTGCCCAACTTTAGATCCAAATTCTTATTATGCGTGGAATGATTCAAGAGttatttatacaaattTGTGTTACAATAAGTCTAAAGAAGAAGTCGATGCTAACAATAACTCTGTTAATAAAGGAAGATATATgatgaataaaaatatggaaCTAAAGAATAATGACAAACAAGTATCCTTTAGAAAAAGAGCAAGTGGATGTGAACACCTCATGTTTCAACAGAATATAATGAAACAGAAAAATTTATcgaaaagaaaaaagaaattattaaaaaaaaaaaaaaaaatgttaaaagaaaaaaataaattactaaacaataataataatgatagtGCTAATAATAAAGGTGATACAGAAATAGATGCTAATGCTTATTTCGAAACATCagaaaattatgaaaataactctaaaaatatgtatccgcaaaataataataataataataattattcttCAAATGACAATAATCCATATTATCCAAACATTTTTATGACAAAACGTAAAAAAAGTGTTtactataaaaaaaataatgacGATGATACTATTCCGATTATGACTGTAAATACATCTTTATACAGGAACAATATGGATAATAGATATAACTGTAATAATACTGcatatgattatattaaaaataaagatcatacaataaaattttttgcCTCCCctaaaaaaacaaaaaagaataattcatataaaaaatctGTTAACAATTCGAATTCTTTCTATCTTTTGAATTCATCTATGATTAATAATGACAATATGtacaataataattttaatagTTTTGATTCCAAAAAATCAATGGATTGCAACGACCCTTCATCATCATccatttataataaaaatatgttcattgaaaaagataacataaaaaataaaaatgaaatagATGCACACAATTATTCTGGTAGACATAAATTTACATctgatataaataatgaagaaaatgtGTGTGCAAATATAGAAATGcatgaaaatatttttaaaaagaatatatatgaaacGAACAACAATAAGTATACTTACGATgtgaataaaaattataataaaatgaatttCATCACAcaagatgataataatgatgaagataataataatagttatACAGATAATAATAGTTCTATTAGTGGTATTcatttgaaaaataaaaatgatggCATGAAATCTTTTGCTCATATGAACCAGaatcaaaataattatgaatataacatgaaaaataaatatataaataacaataattattataattcaGATAACAATGTTGTAAATATGAGCATATATAAGGATATACGAATggatgaaaaatataagaacaACAGTAACAATTATAGAAATGATGATTCAGAGAGTAATCATAATTGTTATAATAACTATAAAggttataataatgatacaAAGAAAGAAAGGTTCAATACAAACAATTTTGTTGATAATTATTACCAATTCAACCAAATAAAAGTAGAAGAATCTGAcgaatttaataatttcagaaatatggataaagaatatacatatgaatCAGATAACAAAAGTATATTCAAGAATAAATTATCAACTTTTACTTTCTCAGAGGAAGATGAgagtaaaaaaaaatataatattaatgaattaaaagaaaaatatgtaaatatatataaagaacaaaatataaatgataattataCTACTAATGTTTTTGAAAATActtttgataaaaatgcaaataataataataaatattttactaGTAAAACAATGGGAATAgaatattttcaaaataaaaagttaGAAAATATGCCTCAAATGGgaaataagaaaattataGAAAATGTTACCAGTATTAAtcttgaaaaaaataatgtccctataaaaaaaactgCAAATGTTTTACCACCAGAAGAAGATATATTCAAATTAACgcataaaaatattgatacAAAAAACATCGTAGAGCAAAAAGTTAAGAACAATAATACATCATCcatatattcaaataaaaaaaatgaaacagataattctttaaataCATTTAATTCTAAAAGGTTAAGTAATAGTAACATTAGTGTTAACgaaaatagaaaaataagaagatatacaaataaaatgtgtgaagaaaatgataatatatccTTTGAACCATctgaaaatattaaagaacaaagtaataaaaaaggaagtATCGAAACGTCTTCTAGTAGAACCAGTGATACATCTATGTCTAGTGCCTTCAAAATGGCTACTTctgtttttaaaaaattattttaa
- a CDS encoding proteasome subunit beta type-7, putative, with product MKLEYINILKEENGGYNFDNLKRNEILKEKGVKFPQFRKTGTTICGLVCQNAVILGADTRATEGPIVADKNCSKLHYISKNIWCAGAGVAGDLEHTTLWLQHNVELHRLNTNTQPRVSMCVSRLTQELFKYQGYKVCAIVLGGVDVNGPQLYGIHPHGSSCLLPFTALGSGSLNAMAVLEAKYRDNMTIEEGKNLVCEAICAGIFNDLGSGGNVDICVITKDSYQHIRPYKEPNMRLYHLPHPTIYPKGTTPILSEKIEYIKKFISVEDA from the coding sequence atgaaactcgaatatataaatatactCAAAGAAGAAAACGGAGGATATAATTTTGATAActtaaaaagaaatgaaatattaaaagaaaagggAGTAAAGTTTCCACAATTTCGAAAAACAGGAACAACAATCTGTGGATTGGTTTGCCAAAATGCAGTTATTTTGGGTGCCGATACAAGAGCTACGGAAGGACCAATAGTAGCTGATAAAAATTGTAGTAaattacattatataagtaaaaatatatggtGTGCAGGTGCAGGTGTAGCAGGAGATTTAGAACATACAACTTTATGGTTACAACATAATGTCGAATTACATCGTTTAAATACAAATACACAACCAAGAGTATCCATGTGTGTATCAAGATTAACTCaagaattatttaaatatcAAGGATATAAAGTATGTGCAATAGTATTAGGTGGAGTAGATGTTAATGGACCACAATTATATGGGATACATCCCCATGGTTCATCTTGTTTATTACCATTTACAGCTTTAGGTTCAGGATCTTTAAATGCTATGGCAGTATTAGAAGCAAAATATAGAGACAATATGACAATAGAAGAAGGAAAAAATCTAGTATGTGAAGCTATATGTGCAGGTATTTTTAATGATTTAGGTTCTGGTGGTAATGTAGATATATGTGTTATTACAAAAGATAGTTATCAACATATAAGACCTTATAAAGAACCAAACATGCGATTATATCACTTACCTCATCCAACTATTTATCCAAAAGGAACCACACCTATTTTATCTGAAAaaattgaatatattaaaaaatttatatctGTAGAAGATGCATAA